Part of the Flavobacterium okayamense genome, TGAAGGTGGTTATAAAGTTATGATTATTTGGATGGCTGATAAAATGAATACTTCAGCTTCCAATAAATTACTTAAACTAATTGAAGAACCACCTGCAAAGACAATTTTCATTCTTATTACGGAACATTTAGAAGATATTTTACAAACTATTTATTCGCGTTGTCAAGTTTTAGATTTTATTGGTTTACCTGAAAGTGAAATAGTAAAAGGATTAGTTTCACGTGAAAATTGTGAAGAAAAAATAGCGCAAAAAATAGCGCATCAAAGTGAAGGAAACTACAATAAAGCATTACACATTTTAAGAAATGATGCTACTGAATATCCTTTTGAAGAATGGTTTATTCAATGGGTGAGGAGTGCATTTAGAGCAAAAGGAAATGCAGCTGCAATTCAAGATCTTATCATATGGAGCGAAACTATTGCAGGACTGGGTAGAGAAGTGCAAAAGCAATTTTTAAACTATTGTATTTTCTTTTTTAGACAAGCGTTATTACACAATTATCAAACAAAAGAATTGGTCTATTATGAATCAAATGTTTCAAAATTTGAGCTTGAAAAATTTGCGCCATTTGTAGATGGAAATAATAT contains:
- a CDS encoding ATP-binding protein produces the protein MLFSEILGQEHIKNHLIKSANAGRIPHAQLFVGPEGSGTLPMAIAYAQYILCQNSAENNTGNEACNLKFNHLSHPDLHFAFPVATNDEVKNKPVSANFLTSWREFVLENPYAGLFDWYKKIGVEKKQGQIGVDEASEINKSLALKAYEGGYKVMIIWMADKMNTSASNKLLKLIEEPPAKTIFILITEHLEDILQTIYSRCQVLDFIGLPESEIVKGLVSRENCEEKIAQKIAHQSEGNYNKALHILRNDATEYPFEEWFIQWVRSAFRAKGNAAAIQDLIIWSETIAGLGREVQKQFLNYCIFFFRQALLHNYQTKELVYYESNVSKFELEKFAPFVDGNNILPIFKELEDAIYHIERNGNSKIVLTDLSIKLTRLIHKK